The DNA segment CCAGGACATCAGGctcaattctcctcctcctctcttctcaccACAGGGGAACTGGGGGTGCAGATGTTCATGTTATGTACTTGGCTTTATGTGGGTcctcaggatttgaactcaggtcccgaCATTTGTGCAGCAAGCAACACTTTACCCATTGATCCACCTGCCAGCCTCTGGTCACCTATTGTATGCTCATGGCACATAAGTGATAGGGCTTGTGCAGAACAGCAGAGTCCATGTGTCAAGCTCCCCACTCCGTAAATGACATTTATGATCTGTGTGGCATTATGTTGCTTACACAGCCTTCACAaagctcagtttcttcatctgtagaaATGGAACAGTGGTGTGGTTTGCTTTAGGTGGCTAGTAAAGAATCGCCACAATTGCTTGAGACACCAAGCTTTCCATAGATTGCAACTGTCAATACATTCAGTGTGAGCACATGTAAACAAAAACATGGGCATACatgcacaatgcacacacatacaaacatgggcatgcagatacacacacaaatatggacattgtcttagttagggtttcagttgctatgaagagacaccatgactacagtaactcctataaatgaaaacattaattgaggggtggcttacagtttcagaggtttagtccattatcatgatggtgggaagcatagcgccatgcaggcagacatggtgccggtGAAGGAGCTGCTGCGTATTGATTCTGCAGACAACAAGAAGTGGACTGTGATAccgggagtagcttgagcataggagaactcaaagcccaccccccacagtgacatacttactccaacaaggccgtacCTACTCCAACAGTCACCCCTCCCAATACTGCACCTattgggtgtcattttctttaaaaaaaaacgcAGACAtacgcatacatgcacacagacatgtacacacacatgcatgtacagaaggcatacatatacaaatgtgagaaaactaatattttaagatgtttgtCTATTTCAAGACAGCCTGTACTTCTGTAGGACAAACAGGTCTGAAATACATgttcttgggtgctgggattactcaGTGTGCTAGGTGGTCTGGCCTAGAATCTTTTCCTCTGGCTGGGGAGACATTGTGAGAGCCTGAGTCATGTGGAGAGTGTGAGGTACAGAGAAGGTGAGTATCTCGTAAATGTCAAGGAATTAGAGAATGAATCAACCTTCACTAAATGACCCTGAGCCTGGAACATTGCTCAGTACAGCACATTGtcacctcccttctcctcttttccttctcctcctcctcctcctcctcctcctcattattattatcTTATTACCTTAAAAAATAGACTTACAATcggttctctgtctctctctctgtctgtctgtctctcttaatCTAGTCTTGATTTCTAAATAAATTTACACAATAAATGGCATTTGtctaggtttttatttattatgaagttCACAGGATTTACCCATATTTGTCAGCTATCACTGCCTCATTCCTTATTATGGCAGCATAGTATTCCATTGAATGGccatgccacattttctttatcccacAGTTATCAGTTTTATTATATTGTACTTTCATTAACTGGCCATACCATATATGAACTatctcacatttttattattattttttcatttattttacataccaaccacagttttcccttcctcctgtcttccaattccctccccccacctcctgtcTGTCCCCTTCtctcatctactcctcctccaatcagaaaggggcaggcctcctatgggagtcaacaaagtatgCCATATCacactgaggcaggaccaagctcctccccttgcatcaaggctgggcaagggatCCCTGCATGGGGAATTGGTTTTAAAAAGCCAGCCCATGGGccagggacaggttctgatcccactgctaggggccccacaaacagaccaaactacacaactgtcatccacatgcagaaggcctaggtggGTCCCATTTAGGCTCTTTAGCTGTTGGTTCAGAGTCTGAGAACTCCCATTagttcaggtcagctgtctctgtgggtttcctcatcatgatcttgaccccctttgctcatacagtccctcctccatcTTGTCAACTCAACTTCCAGAGCTTGGCCCattgcttggctgtgaatctctgcatctgctaccatcagttacaggatgaaggctctgtgatgataATTGGGGTGTTCACCAATCTAATTATaggaggccagttcaggcaccctctccactattgctaggagtcttagctgaggtcatccttggggattcctgaggTTTTCCCTGGTACCATATATAAACTATCCTACCTTTATCTATTTTATTCTATGATATGTCCATTAGCTGGATATGCTATGTCTGACATAGCCTGTATTTATACATACTTATTCTATTCATTAATATTTTGATGAATAATTGGTTATTGTCTTCCTTAGTGGGTAAAAAGAATGATCGCCTTGAATGTATGGTGTTTCCTttcttgcatgtgtgtattgCATTTTTAAGGTAATAAAAAGGACTTGGACCTATATAGTATTGATGATTgcattgtgtgtgagtgtactcAAAGCCACTGAATCacagtttttgttctttaaaaggtGAATTTTGCCTCAATGAAATAAGGAAATCTAAGTATTTTATAACCATGGATTTACCTTTCACATAATGAGGTCTAAGTGTCTGGACAATGGGCTTAGCCATTTATTGCTAAACCAAAAATCTGTTcaatacacacacccacacatcttTGAATCCATGTGTATCTGTAGACAACAGCATTTTAATTTCCCACAGGACTTGGTTTATTTACCTGGAGATAACAAATTTCACTCTGTCTGCATCCCCAGCATGGTGCTGACCAGTTGGTGTCATCTTCAGATAGTGTTAGGTGTCTCCATGGAGGCTCTCAGGACAATTCATTTTGTAAACATTATTTTTCAGGTTGCTGACCTTCAAGGCCATTGCCCAGATCTTCATCTTGGGCTGctcctgggtgctgggcattTTCCAGATTGGCTCCATAGCAAGCATCATGGCGTACCTGTTCACAATTATCAACAGCCTGCAGGGGGCCTTCATCTTCCTCATTCACTGTCTGCTGAACCGCCAGGTATGTTTTTGCCTactcacacctgcctctgcataGAACTACTCACTTCACATGCTTGAAGCAGACCTACTCTCCTATCTAGCATTCCatgttgtatgtgcatgtatgtgtgcgtgtatgtgtgtgtgtgtgtgtgtgtgtgtgcgtgcgcgcgcatgcgtgtgtgttcatgtgtatgtgtgcacgtgcatgtgtgcatgtgcgtgtgtgtgctgtatgtgcgCATGTGAgttgtacatatgtatttatacatgtacTCTTGATTTTCTGGAGGCTAGAGACTGACATTTAGTATATTACTCCATCTTGTCCCCCTTGCCTCTAGTATGTTATTTAAATtgatatgcacatgtgtgtgatcTCCTCTTGGAGCAATTTGATCAAGGGAAAGCAAAACTGTGAATTCTGTACTTCTCTCCCtgtgctttctgtctgtctgcagtctgtAGTCTGTGGCCTCTTTGGCCTACCTGCCATCTATGTTGGCTCTGTCTACTGCCTGTGTGTGCTATCTGTTGTGCCTCCGTCTAACAAAGGGATCACTCTTTGTTtactgaacagcacagaaaacacagCATGGAAAGGGACAAGGAATTATTTACAGAAAGCTTTGACGTTTTTACAAGGGGAGAAATTAATATTATTGATCCCAGCTGACCCAAAAGAGCATTCAGAACTGCAGATCTTATCAACCTGTGTCTATGTGTTTTCCACATTTATAGGCTATTTGTTTTGCTTCAGATTGCTTCCAACCTGTTTGCTGCTCTCAGCAAAtgatcacaacacacacacacacacacacacacacacacacacacacacacacacacacgcacagttcTAGGCCAGGTACAGGAGAGGGCACATACTTTAACATTAAAGCTATGCCTTTggcttagatttttaaaaagtgataacaTGGGCAATCCAAGGCACAGTGAGGCTGGTTGCATTATTCTCTTAAAGTCATCGTGGGCGTGGCAGCAAAgtgctttgaaaatattaaatctgtTAAATGTAAACCACTCAGATCCTGCCTTCTGTGATATATTATGCATCTAGAATACATAGGCTCACAGTCATAGAAAAAGTAGGATCAATTTAGTGGGTTAAAGACAATTGAGTAGGTCAGGCAAAAGCAGTTTATATTCCTTGCTGACAGAAGTCAAACACTGAACTAAATCATTTCTACTGAATAGTAACTTGAGATGTGAGACACTTATTTTGTAGACTTTTCAGTTACTATATCTTAAAGTATCTTTGATAGTAGTATTTCACCAGTAGTAATTATAATTAATCTTTTCTCTACTTAAACCAAGATAATCTATGCATTCATAACATGTATAATCTTTAGCACAAAATAAAGACTACAGACAACACATACATAATTTACCTCAAATAGTCATCAAAATAGGGTTTTATATCATTATTCAGTAACATAGTCATAGTCGTTCTAGTTGCTGTGAGacaaaaatatgacaaaataactTCTCCTTAGGAGTTTTCATTTTAGGTGGTAAAAATACATTTGTGGGAAAAAATGTAACACACCAAGATACATGGAAGTTGTGTTACATTTTATTGAAAGTGCCACTGCTATTCAGAATAGTACATTTACCTTAAAGAGGCAATAAATAACATTCAtgaatgtaaaagttaaaattttaaatgtaatactTTAGCTCTTTTGGCATTAGAATCCATTGCATTCTATACTGATTAAGCAACTAGTGTTCATATTACTAAAACTGGAAGGGAAAAATGTAAACATGGGCCTCAGAGATGAACTCATTTATTTGTATGCACCATAGTGTTCCAAAGGTAGTATACTAACTATTATGTTGTCTCTTTATACATTCTATTGGAGGATAAAATCATAATACAATCTACTTAAAGTCTTAAATCTTCACTAGTGAAAACACAGGAGTACAAAATTTTGTCTGATAAATATCATGCTCTGCTGATCTTGCCAGAAAAATTCATTATCTGCTTTGAGGTTACTGtagttttcttcttccaaaaATCTATTTCTGGGAGGTTATCTATGAGAAGATGAAAAGCCCAATCCTTTCAGAAAGGACTACTTTTTGCTAAACTCTATTCAGGTGTAAATCAGATAGATGTAAGAGTGGTTTATGCAGTTAACTTGTAAAAACCATGTGTTTTGGAAGACTCACCATAAAATGTGTTCAATGTAATAATGGTTGTTTTCTATATTTACACTgatctatttttaaactatgtatctgtgggtgtgtgtgtgcatgtgagtgcaggtgtgttggaactcctggaactgaacttacacagttttgagccaccttaggcaggtgctgggaactgaatggaattctgcaagagcaccaagtgctcttaactgatgggCCACACCTTCAGGCCTGACCCATGGTTCTTTATAATGCAAAGTTGGAATGTTTTTAATTAATCAGAAATGGacacaaatgttttaaatgaaaagtaaaatggaattaatatttaatatgagAGATAGTAAAGACAATACTTTgggataaaaatcaaataattgctgtggataccgctctgtgtaaatacagttctgattggccagtggccaggtaggaaatataggcgggacaagagagaagaggattctgggaagtagaaggctgtggggagacaccaccagctgccgccatgaaaagcaacatgtaaagacactggtaagccacaagccatgtggcaaagtatagactaacagaaatgggttaatttaagatagaagaagcagataacaagaagcctgccacagccatagagtttctaaacaatgtaagtttctgtccGAGCACGCCAGCGCAAGCTTGGTTCTTGCAGGTTGGCTTGGCCAATCAGCAGCGGGGGTTGCGGGAGAGGGGCGGGGGGAAAAAGAGGGAGGCGCGGCAGGAGCCCCAATCAGATCGAAAGCATCCCTAGACGTTGACGATGGCCCGTGGCCTTCTCGCGTGCCCTTGCCAGAGGGCGTGCCCACCCCGAATCGCCGGCCGCCCACAGTCCGGAGCAAGCGCCTCCCAATGCTGGGCTTTCTCAGCTAAATTGTGGCTTCCAGCCGAAGAGGTTGTTTCGCGCTGCCCGGAAGCCCAGCCGGCAGAGAGGAGCCGAATTACCCCCGGGGGGCAGGGAGGCGGGCTCGAGGGCAGGCCGCGCGCCACAGCGCGGGCGGCTGCGAGTCCAGCAGCGGCATGGGCGCTGCCGGCCGCAGGGCTGGGGCGGGCGGGAGGTCCGGGCGAGGGCGCTTGGGCTGCTACCTTCCCGCACTCCCTCTTCGCCTGCGTCGCGTATCCCCTTTGGTGAGGTGTCAGTTGCCGGGGCCGTCGCCGTCCCCATTGCTGGCCGGGAACCCTCACGCCCAGGCGGGCGGGCGCCATTCGTGGCCCAGGGACCGCGTGTCCCGGTTCGTGCAGGCTGGCGTCTGAGCGTTCGTGCTTGCACGCGCTGCTGACGGCCTTTGCCTACCTGCGCTCTGGCGGCTGCTCCTGGACCTCGGGAGCGGCGCCCAGTTCACCAGAGCCTCGCCTTTCTTCCCTGCCTCGCCGTCGGGCAGCGCTCAGGACCACGTCTCTACTCGGCCGCCTTCTCGTCAGCGACTCGCTGCCCGGTTGCGCGGGCCGCCCTCTCGCCTCCACTTCTTCCGCACTGGTCTGCCTCTACTGctcccctcctgcctcagttctcCATGCTGCTCTGTCTTCCTCAACCTTCCCTGGCAGAATGTAAGGGCGGGAGGACCGGCGTGCGGGGAGGCGGGGCCGCCGGGATCCATCCCGCCAAACCAGACGCCGGGGGATGTGGGAGGTGGATGGGGGAAGGCGGGGGTCTGGTGGTGCGCGGGGAGAGCAGCGCCGCGGGGACACTGACGGTCATTCCGGTCGTTCCTCTCCCTCAACTTAAGCCACGGCATTGACGATGGGCGCGCCTGAGAGGGGTTGGAGAAGTGTGAGAAGTTGTGCGTTGCCCAAACTGAAGACTATGGGTCACCCTTTGTTCTCAGTGTTCCAGACCTCCACAGTAAGCATTGGTGGTTGACCCACATCCGATCATAAGAAGTCAGGGCTCCCCATAGCGTCTCTGGAGCTGGCCGGGTTGAGAGAGGTTTGCGATGTTTGAGGGCAAACAGCTCTACCGTGGGTCTGGACCGCCTTGCAGCCATATGTCAACCAGGCAGAGCTGCTCCACTCTTTTGCTGCGTTTCTTTTAGTAGAAACTTATATCCCCCTCGCCATCCTTAACTGTGGCTAGATACACCTTACACAGATTCTGATCGATCGCTCCTTCGGCAGGTGAAGAATTCCCAATACCAATGCTGCGGGACCAGGCGAAGGACCTCCAGAAAGCCCTTAATGTTGCCCCAGTTGCTCCTTCCTTTGGCTATTCAGGCCAGTCTCTTTACAGCATTAGCCCTTGGTGGGGAGCTAATTAAAGAAACAAGCTTAACCATATGCCTGTTTGCAGACACAAACCACggaactgggtttttgtttttttgtggtttgtttttcaataacTTGCTTAATAGTGGAGTCTAATCACaccccttttctcttttatggGAATTGCTGGTTGCATTGCATTGTTCTGCAGCGCTTAACTATTTGACCCATTTCCAGACAGGTTTGGGGTATAAGGTTGTTCAGTCATGTATATCAGTGGTATTTAAGCCTTGGTGTTTTCAGGCTTACCCCTAAAAGTCTTCCTTCCCTCGATAACTAGCttaggaagggaggaaaagaggtgACATCATATACTTAATACTGACTAATATAGTATTGGTCTATGCAGCTAATCTTCCAAAGGCTTTTGGAGATGATAAACAGTTTCAAGGAAAGTTACAAAAAAAGGGCACTTTTGAATCAGATTAAGTATTTATATTTGCAACATAAACCAACTCTTTTCCTCCTTAAGAGAAAACAATGCATCATTTTAAAATCACAGTTACAATTTTCAGCTATTCACCATACTAAAAACTTATGTTAAGTAACAAAACCAAACTttacttttttctccttcctttggaagGCCATACAATACTACAAAAACCCAAACTTAAGAAGTCATGAGTAAAAAAGCGATGTAGttataaatcaaataaacatGCTATATCGATGTTCATCTTATTTGAAGATCGCCTCTCCTTATCATCCAGCTTGCTTAAGCTATCATAACACTTATTTTTAGATAAATTGATACTGAGTTCTTCTTGACACCACTTCTAATAGGACATTAATGACTTCCCATCATCCGAAACCTTACTTTAGCTTCAGATGTAGTTAATATCTGAAATGACTAGAAGTCCATTTGCTAGGAGCATCAGATACCTTGTATGCCTGCCTCCCAACCCTCCACATATCTTGACGTAAATTATATATGTTCGTTCATTGGGCCTTTCCAAGTGGCTAACCATCCTTTTTCACTTGAGATGTAACACAAAAAGTACACAATTGTAAACACTCAACTATGTAAGAGTTTAGATATGCATACATCCAAGTTCCCAACAGCCTGAGTTAGATACCTTGGATGTC comes from the Onychomys torridus unplaced genomic scaffold, mOncTor1.1, whole genome shotgun sequence genome and includes:
- the LOC118576119 gene encoding adhesion G protein-coupled receptor E1-like, which produces INSILLAWTLWVLKQKICSVSTEVSKLKDTRLLTFKAIAQIFILGCSWVLGIFQIGSIASIMAYLFTIINSLQGAFIFLIHCLLNRQVGLANQQRGLRERGGGKKREARQEPQSDRKHP